In a single window of the Dysgonomonadaceae bacterium PH5-43 genome:
- a CDS encoding lipopolysaccharide export system permease protein (product_source=KO:K11720; cog=COG0795; ko=KO:K11720; pfam=PF03739; tigrfam=TIGR04408; transmembrane_helix_parts=Inside_1_16,TMhelix_17_39,Outside_40_61,TMhelix_62_84,Inside_85_108,TMhelix_109_131,Outside_132_280,TMhelix_281_298,Inside_299_304,TMhelix_305_324,Outside_325_338,TMhelix_339_358,Inside_359_362) translates to MKIPGLYKIDWYIIKKFLGTYFSAILLIISICVMFDFIEKVDKFIDHNAPTSAIIFDYYVNFIPYFINLLSPLFVFIAVIFFTAKMADNSEVIAILSSGISFTRLMRPYLVSAGFIAVMTFILSSYVIPPANVKRIEFQNKYVRDKRVVWGDNIQLEVEPNVIAYFDRFDANNKTGYKFSLERFEGKELKSRLTAQQIVWDTAYHWTLKNYLIRDFKGLTEELKSGAAMDTTLTIIPSDFMISVNDCEQMNTSELRTYIERQKKRGIRQIHLFEIEYHKRFAMAFAAFILTVIGASLSARKKKGGMGINIGLGLLLSFSYILFQQVSSSFAINGLVSPFIATWFPNVIYAFIAAYLYTKAPN, encoded by the coding sequence ATGAAAATACCGGGATTATATAAAATAGATTGGTACATAATAAAAAAATTCTTAGGGACTTATTTTTCAGCAATACTGTTAATAATTTCTATCTGTGTGATGTTCGACTTTATCGAAAAGGTTGATAAATTTATCGATCACAATGCTCCCACAAGTGCCATCATATTCGATTATTATGTTAACTTCATACCCTATTTTATTAATCTACTAAGCCCGTTGTTTGTTTTTATAGCCGTAATATTTTTCACTGCTAAGATGGCCGACAATTCGGAAGTAATAGCAATACTTTCGAGTGGCATAAGCTTTACGAGGCTAATGCGTCCGTATCTTGTTTCGGCAGGGTTTATTGCCGTTATGACCTTTATCTTAAGTAGTTACGTAATACCTCCGGCAAACGTTAAACGCATAGAATTTCAGAATAAATACGTGAGAGATAAGCGTGTAGTATGGGGAGACAATATACAATTAGAGGTAGAACCAAACGTTATAGCTTACTTCGACCGATTTGACGCCAACAATAAAACTGGCTACAAATTCTCTCTCGAAAGGTTTGAGGGCAAGGAACTTAAATCTCGACTTACTGCTCAACAAATTGTTTGGGACACGGCTTATCATTGGACTCTCAAAAATTATCTTATACGCGATTTCAAGGGTTTAACCGAAGAGCTTAAATCTGGTGCAGCAATGGATACGACACTCACCATTATACCTTCCGATTTTATGATATCGGTAAACGATTGTGAGCAAATGAATACCAGCGAACTCCGAACATACATCGAAAGACAAAAGAAGCGAGGTATAAGACAAATTCACCTCTTCGAGATAGAATACCACAAACGATTTGCGATGGCGTTTGCAGCCTTTATTCTCACCGTGATAGGTGCGTCTCTTTCTGCCCGCAAAAAGAAAGGCGGTATGGGTATAAACATAGGATTGGGTTTGCTGCTTAGTTTTTCTTATATACTGTTTCAGCAGGTTTCTTCCTCGTTCGCCATAAACGGATTGGTAAGCCCTTTTATCGCTACGTGGTTCCCAAATGTTATTTACGCATTCATTGCAGCTTACCTTTATACTAAGGCTCCTAATTAA